One genomic region from Microcystis panniformis FACHB-1757 encodes:
- a CDS encoding fused MFS/spermidine synthase — protein MAGSELKADLWVNEYITPWDIYSHGVSRILAYKKTAFQEMYIVESGAYGKALVLDGKWQSCTGDEFIYHEALVQPAMIAHQEAKTALILGGGEGATTRELLRWKTIEKVMMIDIDGDVVAACKEHLPEMHQGTFDDPRFQLVVADALEVLDTTNDKWDIIISDLVDPIGEGPSFPLFTKEYFEKLQRVLAENGIVVVQSGPVSPPSVMYHARLVNTLKAVFPYVHSYCAPTPSYGSPWGFTLCANHPLNTRPDPDVVDELISDTTTGGLRLIDGMSLLGMLQTPLYIRQAIAQNTEVYTLAKPPKFFGQGVISNQ, from the coding sequence ATGGCAGGAAGTGAACTAAAAGCGGATCTATGGGTTAACGAATATATTACCCCCTGGGACATTTATAGTCATGGGGTTTCGCGGATTTTAGCCTACAAAAAAACCGCTTTTCAGGAGATGTATATTGTTGAGTCGGGGGCCTATGGAAAAGCCTTGGTACTGGATGGGAAATGGCAATCTTGTACGGGGGATGAATTTATTTATCATGAAGCATTAGTGCAACCGGCAATGATTGCCCACCAAGAAGCCAAAACTGCTTTAATTCTCGGAGGTGGTGAAGGTGCGACAACGCGGGAGTTATTGCGTTGGAAAACAATCGAAAAAGTGATGATGATCGATATCGATGGGGATGTGGTGGCAGCTTGTAAGGAACATCTTCCCGAAATGCACCAAGGCACTTTTGATGATCCTCGTTTTCAGTTAGTTGTGGCCGATGCTTTAGAAGTTTTAGACACCACTAACGATAAATGGGATATTATTATCTCCGATCTGGTTGATCCCATCGGAGAGGGTCCTTCTTTCCCCCTATTCACGAAAGAATACTTTGAAAAACTACAAAGAGTTTTGGCCGAAAATGGCATTGTTGTTGTTCAATCTGGCCCGGTTTCTCCTCCTTCGGTGATGTATCATGCGCGTTTGGTGAATACTTTAAAAGCAGTTTTTCCCTACGTTCATTCCTATTGCGCTCCCACCCCTAGTTATGGTTCCCCTTGGGGTTTTACTCTCTGTGCTAATCATCCTTTAAATACTCGTCCCGATCCCGATGTGGTGGATGAATTAATCAGCGATACAACTACGGGAGGATTACGTTTAATTGATGGCATGAGTTTACTAGGAATGTTACAAACTCCTCTCTATATTCGTCAAGCTATCGCACAAAATACGGAAGTTTATACCCTGGCAAAACCTCCGAAATTCTTCGGTCAAGGAGTAATCAGTAATCAGTAA
- a CDS encoding nucleotidyltransferase family protein: MKRDEVLAILEAHREQLQKLGVKSLSLFGSVARDKADADSDVDLLVEFDRQGGFFQLLQVQYYLEDILGCSVDLGTQDALREHLREPVLEDLINAF, translated from the coding sequence ATGAAACGGGACGAGGTGCTGGCAATTCTAGAGGCACACCGAGAACAGTTACAAAAACTAGGGGTGAAATCTTTGTCTTTATTTGGTTCAGTGGCCAGGGATAAAGCTGATGCCGATAGTGATGTAGATTTGTTAGTAGAATTCGATCGACAAGGTGGTTTTTTTCAACTTCTGCAAGTACAGTATTATTTAGAAGATATTCTGGGATGCTCTGTGGATTTAGGAACTCAGGATGCCTTAAGAGAACATTTACGGGAACCTGTGCTTGAGGATCTGATCAATGCCTTCTAG
- a CDS encoding HepT-like ribonuclease domain-containing protein: MPSRDWRLRLQDILESISEIEQRTKAMTFEEFAKNQTNIKAVLYDFIIIGEATRNVPKEIQSRYPLIPWRLMAGMRNVATHEYFQVNLSRIWATIREDLPTLVPQLQEVLARETDPE; the protein is encoded by the coding sequence ATGCCTTCTAGAGATTGGCGACTTCGCCTTCAAGACATTTTAGAATCTATCAGTGAAATTGAACAGCGAACAAAGGCAATGACGTTTGAGGAATTTGCCAAGAATCAAACAAATATCAAAGCGGTTCTCTATGATTTTATTATTATCGGAGAAGCAACTAGAAATGTACCGAAGGAAATTCAGTCTCGCTATCCTCTTATTCCTTGGCGTTTAATGGCAGGAATGAGAAATGTTGCAACTCACGAATATTTTCAAGTTAATTTAAGTAGAATTTGGGCAACAATTCGAGAAGATTTGCCGACCTTAGTACCACAACTACAAGAAGTATTAGCAAGGGAAACAGACCCGGAATAG
- the accA gene encoding acetyl-CoA carboxylase carboxyl transferase subunit alpha translates to MTKNETTEKKIFLLDFEKPLYELESRIEQIKELAQENSVDVSEQISQLDERANQLRREIFSNLTPSQRLQLARHPRRPSTLDYIQAITDEWFELHGDRGGYDDPALVGGVARFNGRPVVIIGHQKGRDTKDNVARNFGMAAPGGYRKAMRLMEHAHQFNQPILTFIDTPGAWAGVEAEKLGQGEAIAYNLREMFRLDVPIICTVIGEGGSGGALGIGVGDRLLMLEHSVYTVATPEACAAILWKDAKKSDKAAVALKITSKDLKELNIIDQIVPEPSRGAHADPIRAAANLKAAISENLEALSLLTPQQRRESRYQKFRNLGVFLEATA, encoded by the coding sequence ATGACCAAAAACGAGACTACCGAGAAAAAGATTTTTCTCCTAGATTTTGAGAAACCCCTCTACGAATTAGAATCCCGCATCGAACAGATTAAAGAATTAGCCCAAGAAAATAGCGTAGATGTCTCGGAACAAATTAGTCAACTAGACGAACGAGCTAATCAATTACGTCGTGAGATTTTTAGCAATCTCACCCCTTCCCAAAGGCTACAATTAGCTCGTCATCCCCGGCGCCCCAGTACCCTAGACTATATTCAGGCAATCACCGATGAATGGTTCGAGTTACACGGTGATCGCGGTGGTTACGACGATCCCGCTCTTGTGGGTGGTGTTGCCCGTTTTAACGGTCGTCCCGTGGTGATTATCGGACATCAAAAAGGCCGGGATACTAAGGATAATGTGGCTAGAAATTTCGGCATGGCTGCCCCCGGTGGTTATCGTAAAGCCATGCGTTTAATGGAACACGCCCATCAGTTTAATCAGCCAATTTTAACGTTTATTGATACCCCCGGCGCCTGGGCGGGGGTGGAAGCGGAAAAATTAGGTCAAGGGGAAGCGATCGCCTATAATCTCCGGGAGATGTTCCGTTTAGATGTGCCGATCATTTGTACTGTTATTGGCGAAGGTGGTTCGGGCGGTGCTTTGGGCATTGGTGTCGGCGATCGCCTGTTAATGTTAGAGCATTCTGTCTATACCGTGGCGACTCCTGAAGCTTGTGCCGCCATTCTCTGGAAAGATGCCAAAAAATCCGATAAAGCGGCAGTTGCCCTCAAAATTACCTCAAAAGATTTAAAAGAGTTAAATATTATCGATCAGATCGTTCCTGAACCCTCCAGAGGGGCCCATGCTGATCCGATTAGAGCGGCAGCCAATTTAAAAGCCGCTATTAGTGAAAATTTAGAGGCTTTATCTTTGTTAACTCCCCAACAACGGCGCGAATCTCGTTATCAAAAATTCCGCAATTTAGGCGTATTTTTAGAAGCTACAGCTTAA